The window CTGAGTGTcgctgtctttgtttttAGCCTGGTCTCCCTCGTCAGTGTCAGCGCTGGGAATCCGGTCACATGCAGAGACCGAAATACATTCGTTGCAGTTAGTCTGGCCTCTGAGTCAAGTAGCATCGAATTTCAGTGCCCACAGGGATCTGCCTTCTTTCCAAACATTTCGTCTCCAGCTTTCTGTACGACTTCAGTCTGTTCTGCAACAACCGGTTTGGAGCAGTCTTTCATCACTCTCGCGGAAGTAAAACGCACTTCATCTGCAGACCTGCAACGCAAAACTACCGACTCGAAAGCAGTATCGATTGCTCTAAAGGAACCTCAAGAATACTCTAGAACATTGTATTTCCTTTGCAAGAAATCAACAGAAGACGTGTCCCCATCCACGTTGAGCGCAGAGGAGtcacaaaaagagacaacCTGCACGCTTCAGGTCTCAGCTTGGGGTTCAAAAAACGTCGAAGTTCCCTCAGAAAGTGAGTGCCGAAGTCTCACATCCGTCCTCAACAGGAGGCGGCAGGAAGGCGGCAGCCGCTCATGCAAAAGAGTCGCCTTTGCAGCGTCTTAGGATCCGTAGTGTGAGTTGATTGTAGCGCAGGCTTAGCCATGGCGTGGCAAACAGCGGACACGCAGCCGTGCGGCACGGTTGCTCTCACCAACATTCATGTCATCTAGAAACGCTTCCCTCTTGCTTTTATTTTCTCAGCTACCTGCTTGCACTGTGCAACGGTTCTGTTCCGTTCAGACGAATGCGCCACCGCCCCCGTAGATATTACCCTCAATTCTGAGAAAAAAGATGTGACATTCAGTTGCGGCGACAGCATGACCTTGTCACCTGCCAACTTCGAAAAGGCCTTCCAAGGAACGAACTGCAGCACAGAAGACGACTTGAATTCACTTGGCCTCCCGAACGCCGCCCTCGTGGAAGGCGACTCAGCGACAAGCGACAGACCAGCGTACACATTCTCTGTGTCAAGTTTGCCGCAACCGAATCCAGTAAGCATCTGCTACAAGTGCACGAAGGGTTCCGTGAATCTACGAGAGGTCTCGAATGAATGTACAGTACGAATCC is drawn from Neospora caninum Liverpool complete genome, chromosome X and contains these coding sequences:
- a CDS encoding SRS domain-containing protein; this translates as MAIANEGFHVKLSQARYLRRRQQALQSALSVAVFVFSLVSLVSVSAGNPVTCRDRNTFVAVSLASESSSIEFQCPQGSAFFPNISSPAFCTTSVCSATTGLEQSFITLAEVKRTSSADLQRKTTDSKAVSIALKEPQEYSRTLYFLCKKSTEDVSPSTLSAEESQKETTCTLQVSAWGSKNVEVPSENVTFSCGDSMTLSPANFEKAFQGTNCSTEDDLNSLGLPNAALVEGDSATSDRPAYTFSVSSLPQPNPVSICYKCTKGSVNLREVSNECTVRIRVPAAQSDQPGEEEHADGETDGTQTSTEQTSTSGAEILDLRAAVSALYFSCLIGVAAAFA